A window of Pedobacter lusitanus contains these coding sequences:
- a CDS encoding response regulator transcription factor — MQQKLRILLVEDEDHLLDAIKLNLELEGYKVHAVKDGKTALKIFKEERFNLIILDVMLPEMDGFQVCETIRLENTEVPILFLTAKNTSEDRVMGLKKGADDYLVKPFNLEELILRVGILVKRSMKSDDLKELNSYKIGEKTIYFNSFELKQDDGVIVPLTKKETMLLKLLIERKNEAVSREQILETVWNYDVYPSTRTIDNFILTFRKYFEPDQKNPVYFHSIRGVGYKFTDIHN, encoded by the coding sequence ATGCAACAGAAATTAAGAATTTTATTGGTCGAAGATGAAGACCATTTATTAGATGCTATAAAATTAAACCTTGAATTGGAAGGTTACAAAGTCCATGCAGTTAAAGACGGTAAAACTGCTTTGAAAATATTCAAAGAAGAACGTTTTAACCTGATTATTCTGGATGTGATGCTTCCTGAAATGGATGGTTTCCAGGTTTGTGAAACTATACGTCTGGAAAATACTGAGGTTCCTATCTTATTTTTAACTGCTAAAAACACTAGTGAAGACCGTGTTATGGGCCTTAAAAAAGGAGCTGATGATTATTTGGTGAAGCCTTTCAACCTGGAAGAGTTAATCTTAAGAGTGGGTATTCTGGTTAAACGTAGTATGAAATCAGATGATTTAAAGGAATTAAACTCTTACAAAATCGGTGAAAAAACTATCTATTTCAACTCATTTGAGCTGAAACAGGATGACGGGGTAATCGTACCTTTAACTAAAAAAGAAACGATGCTGCTTAAATTACTGATTGAACGTAAAAATGAAGCAGTTTCAAGAGAGCAAATTCTCGAAACTGTTTGGAATTACGATGTTTATCCTTCTACACGTACCATTGATAACTTCATTCTTACATTCCGTAAGTATTTTGAACCAGATCAGAAAAACCCGGTTTACTTCCACTCTATCCGTGGTGTAGGCTATAAATTTACGGATATTCATAACTAA
- a CDS encoding tetratricopeptide repeat protein, translating into MYNAKGRYALMAIFVIAAGVCLFYDQQQLAVILGLMAGFVIWSHFKSSSILIASKYFKDGNYEKAAQLLAEVPNPDRLAKNRRGYYEFMIANIALKKEDYAAAEYHFQVASRFPLGSKSDKSFVLIHLANLALRKKDKVRALAYADKAKDLANTDRTKEIINKIEKEANSLPTN; encoded by the coding sequence ATGTATAACGCAAAAGGCAGGTATGCCCTGATGGCAATTTTTGTTATTGCCGCTGGGGTGTGCCTTTTTTATGACCAGCAACAGCTGGCAGTAATTTTAGGCTTGATGGCGGGATTTGTAATCTGGAGCCATTTTAAAAGCAGTTCCATCTTAATTGCTTCCAAATACTTTAAGGATGGAAATTATGAGAAAGCAGCACAATTATTGGCAGAAGTGCCAAATCCGGATCGTCTGGCTAAAAACAGACGGGGTTACTACGAATTTATGATTGCCAATATTGCACTTAAAAAAGAAGATTATGCGGCTGCCGAATATCATTTTCAGGTAGCAAGCCGTTTTCCTCTGGGCTCAAAAAGTGATAAGTCTTTTGTATTAATACATCTGGCTAATCTTGCCCTGCGCAAAAAAGATAAAGTAAGAGCACTGGCTTATGCTGATAAAGCAAAAGACCTCGCAAATACCGATAGAACGAAAGAGATAATTAATAAAATAGAAAAAGAAGCAAATAGCTTACCAACAAATTAA
- the hemE gene encoding uroporphyrinogen decarboxylase — protein sequence MNTLFLDAAWSKQTERPPVWMMRQAGRFMPEYWEIKNKYSFLEMCKTPEIAADVTMLPVDLLGIDAAILFCDILVTGEAMGGDLSFTQGVGPRFANPVRTLKDVENLNVDCLDQLEYVADAIKVIQQRLNGSIPLIGFAGAPFTVMSYLVEGASSKDFKLTKLLMHNHPEVAHKLLAKIAKVTAEYLNLQIAAGVNAIQIFDSWALALSWNDYQEFSHRYIQEIIANLNRKDIPVISFCKGSSVFAPIMATAKPDVISVDWNADLLNIKQALPAGIAVQGNLDPHILYADKPVIKKHILQLFERMRGENGFIFNLGHGIMPDIPFDNVKYAIDFIKEFRY from the coding sequence ATGAACACTTTATTTTTAGATGCAGCATGGTCCAAACAAACTGAACGCCCACCCGTATGGATGATGCGTCAGGCTGGTCGTTTCATGCCGGAATATTGGGAGATTAAAAACAAGTATTCATTCTTAGAGATGTGCAAAACACCTGAAATTGCTGCTGATGTAACTATGTTACCAGTGGATTTGTTAGGTATTGATGCTGCTATTTTGTTTTGTGATATATTGGTTACTGGTGAAGCAATGGGAGGTGATCTCAGCTTTACTCAGGGAGTAGGGCCACGTTTTGCAAACCCTGTACGTACATTAAAAGACGTAGAAAATCTGAATGTGGATTGTTTGGATCAGCTGGAATATGTTGCTGATGCAATTAAAGTAATTCAGCAGCGCCTGAATGGTAGTATTCCATTAATTGGTTTTGCTGGTGCACCGTTTACCGTGATGAGCTATCTGGTTGAAGGAGCTTCATCAAAAGATTTTAAGCTTACTAAATTACTGATGCACAATCATCCTGAAGTTGCACACAAACTTTTGGCTAAAATTGCAAAAGTAACGGCTGAATATTTGAATTTGCAGATTGCTGCCGGTGTAAATGCAATACAGATTTTTGATAGCTGGGCCCTGGCTTTGTCATGGAACGACTATCAGGAATTTTCTCATCGTTACATCCAGGAAATTATTGCTAACCTGAACAGAAAAGATATCCCTGTGATTTCTTTCTGTAAAGGAAGTTCAGTGTTTGCACCTATTATGGCTACTGCAAAACCTGATGTAATTTCCGTAGACTGGAATGCTGATTTACTGAATATTAAACAGGCTTTACCTGCTGGTATTGCGGTTCAGGGAAATCTTGATCCGCATATACTGTATGCAGATAAACCGGTTATTAAAAAGCATATCTTACAGTTATTTGAACGTATGCGTGGTGAAAACGGATTCATATTTAATTTAGGACATGGTATTATGCCGGATATTCCTTTTGACAATGTGAAATACGCAATTGATTTTATTAAAGAATTCCGCTATTAA
- a CDS encoding CopD family protein, producing the protein MDQYYPYVLSVHIIFVVSWMAGLFYSVRLFIYHTEANDRPAQEKEILQKEFIKIEHKLWHIITNPAMTFAVLAGISMICIRPGLLSTPWLHVKLGFVLLLLVYHFICQRIMKQMKNGIFKLSSFKLRLWNEVATVLLVAIVFTVVLKSAVDWVYGLIGLIIFAGGIMMAVKLYKNYRQKRGE; encoded by the coding sequence ATGGACCAGTATTATCCATATGTCCTTTCTGTCCATATCATCTTTGTGGTGAGCTGGATGGCCGGACTATTTTATAGTGTAAGACTCTTTATTTACCATACGGAAGCAAATGACCGCCCTGCTCAGGAAAAGGAAATTCTTCAAAAAGAGTTTATTAAGATAGAGCATAAGTTGTGGCACATCATTACTAATCCTGCAATGACGTTTGCTGTGCTTGCAGGGATCAGTATGATTTGCATCCGCCCGGGATTGTTAAGTACACCCTGGCTACATGTTAAACTTGGTTTTGTTTTGTTATTGCTGGTTTATCATTTTATCTGTCAGCGAATCATGAAACAAATGAAGAACGGGATTTTTAAACTGAGTTCTTTTAAACTGAGATTGTGGAACGAGGTGGCTACTGTGTTATTGGTAGCGATCGTGTTCACTGTAGTACTGAAAAGTGCAGTTGACTGGGTTTATGGGTTGATAGGGTTGATAATTTTTGCGGGGGGAATTATGATGGCGGTGAAGTTGTACAAGAATTATCGTCAGAAACGGGGAGAGTAA
- a CDS encoding outer membrane beta-barrel protein → MNLILTGMIGMASLTVSAQSDTNDTTIVKTVSKGRKYKTSVSFGRSEDSVSNNESAPTGRFGYGITFTRLDIGFSKLIDNGSFTLSPKNDFLSYRGFKTSTISFDLLYFGYRFNPNFRIYAAAGFDWTLIRLRRNITIQKNTPDLSYIEEPVDFDKNRFSSSYVHIPLNFEFRTKENQRGKRFYFVVGPEVGFLLNGKVKQISEERGKQKFKDDYNFQKVRLGGTVRVAYAGIGLFTKYYFNDMFESEAQKGLKNIAFGITLGIH, encoded by the coding sequence ATGAATTTGATACTTACTGGAATGATTGGGATGGCTTCTCTGACGGTAAGTGCACAAAGTGATACAAATGATACAACGATTGTGAAAACTGTCTCAAAAGGCAGGAAATATAAGACAAGCGTATCTTTTGGACGTAGTGAAGATAGTGTCAGCAATAATGAATCGGCTCCTACCGGTCGCTTTGGGTACGGAATCACTTTTACAAGACTGGACATTGGCTTCTCAAAGCTAATTGACAATGGAAGCTTTACGCTTTCTCCTAAAAATGACTTTCTGAGTTACAGAGGATTTAAAACCAGCACTATCTCCTTTGATCTGTTGTATTTTGGTTATCGGTTCAACCCTAATTTCAGAATCTATGCCGCAGCAGGATTCGACTGGACTTTGATACGTTTGAGGAGAAATATAACCATTCAGAAAAATACACCTGATCTTAGCTATATAGAAGAACCTGTTGATTTTGATAAAAATAGATTTTCCAGCAGCTATGTACATATCCCATTAAATTTTGAATTCAGAACCAAAGAAAATCAACGGGGAAAAAGATTTTATTTCGTAGTAGGCCCGGAAGTTGGTTTTCTGCTGAATGGGAAGGTCAAGCAGATCAGTGAGGAACGCGGAAAACAAAAGTTCAAAGATGACTATAATTTCCAAAAAGTGCGTTTAGGAGGAACAGTAAGAGTTGCCTATGCGGGAATAGGTCTGTTCACCAAATATTATTTCAATGATATGTTTGAGAGTGAAGCACAGAAAGGGCTTAAAAACATAGCATTTGGTATCACTCTTGGGATACACTAA
- a CDS encoding ABC transporter ATP-binding protein produces MDENIISVRQLTKQYQTEQASGIRNISFDIKRGDIIAVIGESGSGKSTLLKSIFGLLKVDDGEVLFNGKRVLGPDEQLIPGHKEMKIVTQDFSLNIYAKVYDNIASVLSNTNVKAKEEKTVNMMQHLHIDHLRNKKITELSGGEQQRVAIAKALVTDTSVLLLDEPFSQVDALLKNQLRADIKRIAAETGVTVIIVSHDPADGLFLADELLLMKDGTLIQKGRPSHVYNHPEHIYTAQLLGNAVVLKPEDAQKIGLQGKGQSVVFYPEWVELKSGWNSKRYEVKDVYYKGFYEELLLERNGVIIRAIQLNRGEHKKKRPRSGEHWSFS; encoded by the coding sequence GTGGACGAAAATATCATCAGCGTTAGACAACTAACTAAACAATATCAGACTGAACAGGCTTCAGGAATCAGAAATATCAGTTTCGACATTAAACGGGGAGACATCATTGCTGTAATTGGTGAAAGTGGAAGTGGAAAGTCGACTTTGTTAAAGTCCATTTTCGGTTTATTAAAAGTTGATGATGGAGAAGTACTCTTTAATGGTAAACGTGTTTTAGGACCTGATGAACAGCTCATTCCCGGACACAAGGAGATGAAAATTGTAACCCAGGATTTCTCTCTGAATATCTATGCTAAAGTATATGATAATATTGCTTCTGTTCTTTCTAATACGAATGTAAAAGCAAAAGAAGAGAAGACCGTCAATATGATGCAGCACCTGCATATCGATCATCTGAGAAATAAAAAGATAACTGAACTAAGTGGCGGTGAACAGCAAAGGGTAGCCATTGCCAAAGCCTTAGTCACCGATACCAGCGTTCTATTACTGGATGAACCTTTTAGCCAGGTAGATGCCTTGCTGAAAAATCAACTGCGTGCTGATATTAAGCGGATAGCGGCCGAAACTGGTGTAACTGTTATCATTGTATCACACGATCCGGCAGATGGTCTGTTCCTCGCTGATGAATTATTACTGATGAAAGATGGTACATTGATCCAAAAAGGAAGACCGTCACACGTTTATAATCACCCCGAACATATTTATACAGCTCAGCTATTAGGTAACGCTGTCGTTCTTAAGCCAGAAGATGCACAAAAAATTGGTCTGCAGGGAAAAGGCCAGTCTGTTGTGTTCTATCCTGAATGGGTAGAGTTAAAGAGTGGCTGGAATAGTAAACGTTATGAAGTAAAGGACGTCTACTACAAAGGATTTTATGAGGAACTGTTGCTGGAGAGAAATGGTGTAATTATCAGGGCGATTCAGCTCAATAGGGGAGAGCATAAAAAAAAACGACCACGTTCAGGCGAACATTGGTCGTTTTCTTGA
- a CDS encoding M12 family metallopeptidase, which translates to MKNKTLLIALAFAALTSACKKQNDQGTQTADVKTDNCNCSAEQASPEIKGQSITFGTGNKSIRLTKKNDQFILGSDILLSNEQVAYLKHKYDPSGTATESTFIDYLSKRWTNGIVYYSIDANVPNQARITDAIAHWKAKTKLTFTPRTTQANYIRFVVGSGCSSALGMAGGAQKLNLGSGCSTGNAIHEIGHALGLLHEQSRTDRDDYVIINKDNIEPGLEHNFDTWEDRGYTGGQTGAFDFGSIMMYPSNAFSSNGEPTITKLDGSTFGAQRTALSAGDLEGFKYLYPDYAL; encoded by the coding sequence ATGAAAAACAAAACTCTATTAATTGCACTTGCTTTTGCAGCACTGACCAGTGCGTGTAAAAAACAAAATGATCAAGGTACTCAGACTGCCGATGTAAAAACCGATAATTGTAATTGCTCCGCAGAGCAGGCATCTCCGGAAATTAAAGGACAATCCATCACTTTCGGCACCGGAAATAAATCCATCCGGCTAACCAAAAAGAATGATCAGTTTATTCTGGGGAGTGATATCCTGTTAAGCAATGAACAGGTTGCTTATCTTAAACACAAATATGATCCTTCAGGAACAGCTACTGAAAGTACGTTTATAGATTATTTAAGTAAAAGATGGACTAATGGTATTGTGTATTATTCAATTGATGCCAATGTACCAAACCAGGCAAGAATTACAGATGCGATAGCACACTGGAAAGCAAAAACCAAATTAACTTTTACACCACGCACTACCCAGGCAAACTATATCAGATTTGTTGTGGGATCTGGTTGCTCCTCTGCACTGGGAATGGCTGGCGGAGCTCAAAAACTTAATCTGGGATCCGGCTGTTCAACAGGTAATGCCATTCATGAAATAGGTCATGCTTTAGGTTTGCTTCACGAACAAAGCAGAACTGACCGTGATGATTATGTGATTATCAATAAAGATAATATCGAACCTGGTCTTGAACATAATTTTGATACCTGGGAAGACAGAGGTTATACAGGTGGTCAAACCGGAGCTTTTGACTTTGGATCTATTATGATGTACCCTTCAAATGCATTTTCAAGTAATGGTGAACCAACAATTACAAAACTTGACGGATCTACTTTCGGCGCACAAAGAACCGCCCTTTCTGCAGGTGACCTGGAAGGATTCAAATATCTGTATCCTGACTATGCACTATAG
- a CDS encoding M12 family metallopeptidase, with translation MKTKILLIALACATMISACKKQNGEESQSSDIKQNDCNCSAEQALPDTKAELISFGSGNKQIQIERKNGIYILGGDMELTQKQVDFIKRQYNSAGVATESTFKDELKLRWPGGVVYYVVDSNMNAKKKKWVTDAIAHWESKTKFTFVQRDKEANYVRFVSGDGCSSSIGMVGGRQNITLGNCSLGSTIHEIGHAIGLLHEQCRADRDDFIIVNKDNIEDGKAHNFQTYIERGWTGGETGDFDFGSIMLYSSNAFSKNGEPTITKLDGTTFTGQRKELSEGDLAGIKFLYPDSVFTAK, from the coding sequence ATGAAGACTAAAATTTTATTAATTGCACTTGCCTGTGCAACAATGATCAGTGCCTGTAAAAAACAAAACGGAGAAGAAAGCCAATCATCAGACATTAAACAAAATGATTGTAACTGTTCAGCTGAACAAGCTCTGCCTGATACCAAGGCAGAACTGATTTCTTTTGGTTCCGGAAATAAACAAATCCAGATTGAAAGAAAAAACGGAATATATATTCTGGGAGGAGATATGGAGCTGACACAAAAACAAGTTGACTTTATCAAACGTCAGTATAATTCTGCAGGTGTTGCTACCGAAAGTACATTCAAAGATGAGCTTAAATTGAGATGGCCGGGTGGTGTGGTTTATTATGTAGTAGACTCCAACATGAACGCAAAGAAAAAGAAATGGGTTACCGATGCTATCGCGCATTGGGAAAGTAAAACCAAATTTACTTTTGTACAACGCGATAAAGAAGCTAATTACGTCAGATTTGTATCGGGAGACGGCTGCTCATCTTCAATTGGGATGGTTGGCGGCCGTCAGAATATCACACTGGGGAACTGTTCATTAGGTAGTACAATTCATGAAATCGGGCATGCTATTGGTCTGTTACATGAACAATGCAGAGCTGATCGTGATGATTTTATTATTGTAAATAAGGATAATATAGAGGATGGTAAGGCTCATAATTTTCAGACCTATATCGAGCGTGGCTGGACTGGTGGTGAAACCGGAGATTTTGATTTTGGCTCTATTATGCTGTATAGTTCAAATGCTTTCTCGAAAAACGGAGAACCTACTATTACAAAACTCGATGGAACTACTTTTACCGGACAACGAAAAGAGTTATCTGAAGGTGATCTTGCAGGGATTAAATTTTTATATCCTGACTCTGTATTTACCGCAAAATAA
- a CDS encoding cupin-like domain-containing protein — protein MEIQRKSGISYEEFMEEHHNPGIPVIFTDATKVWKANGLFTPDWFRENYPDKESDVINKDTGKPYKMTEVMDLAEQSSEEKLAPYPLTFNITKEIPEMLDLLLPLNLGYAKPNWLEDKSFKRGNWGGIIELFVGGPGGKFPYVHKDYYHLSAWINQLYGEKLFTVFPRGQEKYLYATEKNQWRSEVNVFNPDLEKHPEFKNATPISFKVSAGETLYIPFGIWHTAHSLTPTISVAFDQLNSKNFPLFMNDVWNFKKESSKPKAVAAYLYALASGMGCRLKETIKA, from the coding sequence ATGGAAATTCAAAGAAAATCAGGCATCAGTTATGAAGAATTTATGGAAGAACACCATAATCCGGGTATTCCCGTAATTTTTACTGATGCAACTAAAGTATGGAAGGCAAATGGTCTGTTCACTCCGGACTGGTTCCGTGAAAACTATCCGGATAAGGAAAGCGATGTGATTAACAAAGATACCGGGAAGCCATACAAAATGACGGAAGTCATGGATCTTGCTGAGCAAAGTTCTGAAGAGAAACTGGCTCCATATCCTTTAACCTTTAATATTACGAAAGAAATTCCTGAAATGCTTGATCTGCTTTTGCCACTCAATCTGGGTTATGCAAAACCAAACTGGCTGGAAGATAAATCTTTTAAACGCGGAAACTGGGGAGGGATTATTGAACTGTTTGTTGGTGGTCCGGGAGGCAAATTTCCTTATGTTCATAAGGACTATTATCATTTGAGTGCATGGATTAATCAATTATATGGAGAGAAGTTGTTTACAGTTTTTCCACGCGGACAGGAAAAGTACCTGTATGCTACTGAAAAGAATCAGTGGCGTTCAGAAGTAAATGTATTTAATCCTGATCTGGAGAAACATCCTGAATTTAAAAATGCCACACCTATCAGTTTTAAGGTGAGTGCCGGAGAAACATTATATATCCCATTTGGTATCTGGCATACCGCTCATTCGCTGACTCCAACAATATCTGTGGCTTTTGATCAGCTGAACAGTAAGAATTTCCCGCTGTTTATGAATGATGTCTGGAATTTTAAGAAAGAAAGTAGTAAACCGAAGGCTGTTGCTGCTTACCTGTATGCACTTGCTTCCGGAATGGGATGCAGATTAAAAGAAACTATCAAAGCATAA